DNA sequence from the Methanolobus psychrophilus R15 genome:
AGGATAGCATTTTTCCGATAGATTCCCTTAGCTTATCCAGAGAAGCCGGGTCAAGCAGGAGAAACATGTCTCCATAGATGGTATTCAATCCCTTCCCGTCACCGGCGTCATGAATCATGAACATCGTTTCAACATTCAGCAACTCGTCAGGTTCATTCTCTATCAGTGAAGAAGCTCTTTTAAGAACATTCAGTATCGCTCCTATGACTATCTCCGGGGTGCTATGGCGCACTGCCATATCAAGGAAAGATGTAAGAGCCCCTATATAGGAGCCTGCAAGGATATTTCCCAGTTCGGCAAGTGCAGACTCATGCATTGTAGGATCATTGGCCTGTTCAGATTCGCCAAGCATAAGGCTGCTCAGGAGTACAGCATTGTTAAATTCGAATAGAAGCAGGGCAACACCTCTGAGTTCTCCTTCGATCTTTAACATGACCCCCGCCATAGTGATAGATTCGGGAATCAGCATAGAGACCTTTTCCTGCTGCAGCATTCCCACGTCTGAAAGGTTTAGCCTTACATTACGGCTTACGAGTTTTGAAAGGGAGGTTGTTGCATTTCCCATTCCTATGCTTCCGATCTCTTTGAGCGCGTCAGTCTCGAAACTGTTCAATATATCCATACTATACCTTACTACCTTTATTCAGGCTCAATGACTAATTTTTCATTCTCTTCATTTTGTTCCATGTAGAACTTCTCTCCTACGTAGAAGCGAACATATTCCTCCCTGCCGCCCTTTACGATACGTATTCTGGAATGCATGATATCTGCAAGATTGAGGAAAAGCCCTTCAAATCTGGAAACAATTTTTTCGTCATGTGCTGGTTTATTGAGGAGGCCTATAAGGGTGATCTCACTGGCGCTGAACCTTTCGACCATTTTTGATACGAACTCATAGATCTCCTTTTCTCCCTCACTGATTATAAGATGTGTAAGGGGCTCAAATATTATGGCGCAATCTTTGGGCAATTTGCTTGTGAGGTCGAAGAACTTATCAAGCTCTGTAACCGGTAATTTAATTATTCCATTGTCTTCCGAGACCGTTTTTATAGTGGGTGAGATCTCGATGAACTTCATAGCACCGACATCCATGAGGTCGGCCAGCTTTTCCCTATAAAGATTTGTTCTTGGCTGGGTGGACACAAGTACTGTGTTCACAGTCTCTCCATACAACCTGAGGCATATTTCGATAACTGCATCCTCATATCTCATATGAGGGGCATATTCAAGCAAAGTGGACCGTTTGAACAGATTTGCAGTCTGTTCGAACTCTGCAAAAACACCTGCCCTGTCATTCATGGGGCATTTATCGATCTCTTTTTCATACCTGATGCATGTGTCGAGTACATCACAGTCCATGCATGATGTCATGCCTTTGTCAACAACGCACTCATATATCAGGCATTTTTCTTCTGCATGCTTGTTCTTAGAAATGCATCCCGGACACTTCTCACTCTCATACATCTCACAAAGGGAACATTTCTTTGCACATGCGGATTTCACGACCTGGTTCTTCTGGAAAACCATTCCTTCTAGAAGGAAATCCCCAAGTTTCTCCCGGGGAATAGTCCTGAAAGCAGTGAACATCATAAAGCCTGCTGCTGCAAATATGCTGGTATATACCGCACTCCAGAAACCCAGATAGATAAGAATGGTTTCAGAAACTGTAGGGTCGGGTATACTGACTGCCACAGAAGGGAATATGGATGTGGTTATGAGGAATATAGCTGTGAGTGCAAGAAGCAGCCATGCGATGGACCCTTTCTTAGTCTCATAATATACCCTGACCCAGAAGTAAATAGCTGCTATCCCTGCTGAAAGTGAGATAGAGATGAATAGTATATATACCAATGTGATATCCGGGGTTAACATTTTGCCGCCACCTTAATTCCTCATCAGATGCTGATATGTATTTATATTTAATTGTTAATATATTTTTTGCCCTTTTAGAGCACTTTTCACTATAAGCTCGCCATTATCTGTATCCAGGATTATCGTACGTCCATAGTTCTCGCCTGTATCTTCTGCGATCAGCGGGATCCTTAGTTTCTTCAGGATTTCCTTGGTTGCAGTGACATTCCTCTCCCCAATATTGAGCTGGGTGTTTGAGCTGAAGGAAAACATTCTAGCTCCTCCTGCTATTTTTGCTTTGATGGCGTTCTTTGCGGCGCCTTCCTTTACCATACATTCTACAAGATAGGGTATACCTGTATCAGCAAACTTTGCAAGATTATCCTTTGCTCTTGCATTTTCTACACTCGGAAGCATTATATGCACCATTCCGCCGACACAGCTGCTTTTATCGAACATGGCAACACCTACGCACGACCCCAGTCCAAGGGTCGTTATTTTAGCAGGTTTTTTTGCTACCGCGCTGTCTGCCATTCCTACGATTATCATAATATTCAGGTACGCATTTTGTTGATCCTGTCAAGGATGTTCCTCATGGAGGCTGCATCCAGCAGCATGTACATGTCACCGCTCAGGCTATGGTACTCATCTTCAGCTTCTATCTCAAACAGGGCGGTCAGCCCAATGATATGATCTACTTTTCCGTTCAGGTATTTTCCGCACTTCTTCAATAGGTCCTCAGGGATGCCTTCTGCCAGTACGGGCAATGAAGGTGTTACTGACATGTCAAGGAACTTTGAAAGAGCAGTACAGTAGGTGCCTGCCAGGATATTTGCCACTTCTATGACAACTGAACTCCTCATGTAAGGGTCATTTTCGTATTCTGTGCGTGCAAGCATCATCTCTGATAGTACTTCTGAATGTCTTTTATTCAGCATGAGTATGAAACCGCCGTTCAGGTCACCTATTACCTTGACTATGGCTCCTGTCTTGCTATGTTCCTCATGATCTGAAATACTGTCAGGGTCAAGAGATGTGAGTTCAGAGGCGCTGACCTTGATCGTTTTTCCAATGAGTTGAGAAAGGGCTGTTGTGGCGTTTCCCATACCAATGTTCCCTATCTCATTAAGCGCGTCATAATAGAACTGGTCAAGTATAATTTTCATATTCTACCTCCTTCAGTTATACCATATCGTTAATTCTTGTAAGGATCCTGTCCATCGATTCAGGATCGAACAACGTGAGCAGGATACCTTCCATCCTGTTTCCTTCCATTGTGAAGAATGTATCAAAGAGAAATGTGTACTCCACGTTCCTACTCATTTCAATGAGTATCTGGTCCATGATGGCGCCAAGCATGTCATAGGTCTGCATTGGAGGCGAGATCCTGAAGTTCAGTCCCAGGAATTCAGAGAGTGAGCTTACGTAGGAACCTGCCAGGATATGTCCCACTTCCTCTATGAGGGATTGGTTCATGGAGCTCAGGATATCCGGAGCTTCTTCTCCGGTAATCGTGGTGCATATCGTTTCGGCGGTGTCCCTGGATAGCAACATCATGATGTAGCCGTTAATGTCTCCGTCCAAATGCATAATTACTCCTGAGACCACCGTATCAGCGCCGCCGGCACTCTCAGGTACGTCCTCTATCTTCTCTATCTTCAGTTCAGGAACTTCTATGCTGATCTGCTTGCCTATCATCTTTGAAAGAGAGGTCACAGCATTGCCCACGCCTATATTGACTATTTCCTTCAAAGCACTGGCCTGCAGCTCAGTCAGTTCATCCATCCTGCCTATCATGTTTTTTCCTCAGTATCCGTTTTTGATTTGCCTGGTTCTGTCGGGCCGCGGTCATTTACAGTATATTCTTTCTTTTGCGTTGAACGGCTTGAAGCGGTCTTTGGAGGGTCCAAGGAGTGTTTCCGTTTTTCCCATGACAAAGAACCCATTCTCATTCAGTCCATCGTAAAAGTCCATGTACAGTTTTTCCTGCAGTTCTTTTTCAAAATAAATAGTGACATTCCTGCAGAATATAATGTCAAATCCCTTGATCTTTGGGCCTGATATCATGTCATGGGACTTGAAGTGCGTCATCTTTTTCAGGCTGTCTATTACATGGTACTGGTTTCCCTGCTGTACAAAATACTTTTTCAGGAAAGCGGGTCCCACATCTTTCATTTCAATGTCGCTGTAGATTCCTTGCTGGGCCTGCTGAAGGCTCGCCTTGTCTATGTCGGTGCCTGTTATCGATATATTGTATCTTTTGATATTAGCTCCCAGAATATGGTCCAGAAGCATTGCAATGGAGTATGCTTCCACTCCTATGGAGCAACCGGCACTCCATATCTTTATGGATTTGAGAGGACTGCTGCCTTTAGACTTGATCACGGCAGGGAGTACTTCTTTTTCCACGATGTCATATACCTCTGTGTTGCGGAAAAAGTTTGTGACATTGACAGTCAGCGTATCCATGAGTATAACACGCTCACCATCATTCTCTTTCAGGAGCTTTACATAATCCCCATAATTCTTCGAGCCAGAAGCTCTCAGTCTCACATCGATTCTCCTTTTAAAATGGGAATCCTTATAGTACTCACAGTTAAACCCGAGTTTGTCTTTGATCACGTTCTTGAGCATTGCAAAATCTGCATCTTCTTTCGTAACAATTTTCTCAGCAGTCTTAAGCATTTAAACCTCCTGGAATTCTATGCTAACTTTGTTTCCGTCTCTCAATGGTGTTGTAAAACGGGCGGGGGTACCGTTAACAAAGAGCTTGATGCTTTTTCCTACAAGCTCTTCTCTGTTTATGTCCATGAACTCAAAAAGATCTGAAAGGATAGGGTTCTCATAAGCCCCTTCTTTTACTGTGATATCATCGCCGTCAAACACTCTTTCAGAAAGTTCTGCCTTCTTTCCATTAACAATTATAGAACTATCGTGACCGTTGAATGTCACTTTTTCACCATTGAGTATCACACTGGTACTTTTCCGGTTCTCAGGCACCTCAACAATATCATCAACGGTCCAGACGGCCTCACATTTTTCTATCTGCACCTTATCCCCGTTCTTGATGATCATGCTGGGAAGATCAACAGGGTCTACCACATTCCCGTTCAGCATGACTGATAATTTTATTCTGTCAAGGAGCTTCGGCTTCCTGTTCACCGTGACCTGCATCTTGTCAGTGACATCGGCACATGCCACCTGAATCACTTCTTTCAGTGTGAAGGGTTCGATAATGACTTCTGACCTGTCGGGAACATTATCCTCAGGTGAAACTATTTTTCTATTTACAATAACCGGGGTCATCAGTCTGGTTACTATATCATTGACAGTAATATCTGTAAAAGCGTTCATCCCCATTTTGGATATAAGCTCCCTGACCGTTATGCTTGCATCCCTGCCATCAGAAGGCGGTTCAAACTCTATTCTGGAACCTTTGTGAACCGGGTCCCCTAGGTTTGCTCTTTTTCCATCCAGCAGGACGCTGGCATGCTTCCCGGCATCGCCTTCAATAGTTATGAACTGAGAGTTCACTTTGAGTGTAAGGGCAAGTCCGGGGCGCGGATAAAGTCGTTTTATGTGTGTGGCCACAAGAGCGTCCATCACCGACAGGCCATTAAGTGCCATTAGATGAACGGTTGTGTTATTGACTGTCAGGTCTGTGAATTCGATGCCCGTCTTGCGGATAGCTGTCAGAGCTATGCCAAGAGGTGTTATCATATCGGCGCCAGTGACTTTGCCAGTAGTGTCCCTTAATGTATCTATCATCGCAGGAAGGCGTGCTCCTATTCGCTGCACAGGAACTCCCAGGTGCACTGAAAGCCGTTCTTTGAGCGTAACTGTCTGTGACCCTCCTCCGACAAGGACGACTGCACGTGGGAACTTTCCATTTATTGCGAGTATCTCGTTTGCTATGTGCAGGGCAAGTTTGTCCACCTCATCGCCAATAACAGAGATCACCTCTGCAGCCTGTATCCTGGTGACATTGCCAAAAAAGTCCTTTATCTCTATAATATCACATGCGCAGATCGTTTGCTTTATCTCTTCGCCCTTTTTAAAATCGACCAGGTAATGGTCACAAATGAAATCCGTTATCTCGTCCCCTGCTTCTGCAACCATGCCATAGCCTATGACCGTTCCGTCATTGGTTACAGCGATATCTGATGTGCCCGCCCCTATATCCACAAGTGCTATGTTCAGTTTGCGCATATCCAGAGGGATGGCAACACTCAGTGCAGCTATGGGTTCCAGAGTGATGCTTGAAACTTCCATGTCGCATCTGGCAAGCACAGCAAACATGCTATTAATGACAGGCTCCGGCAGAAATGTTGCAAGGACCTCTATTGAAATTGAGCTTCCACAGTGTCCTGTTATGTTCGAGATCCTCTGTCCGTCAAGCTCATACCCGATAACTGAATAACCTACACAGTTAAACCGTTCGCCAGCGTCAATTTCAGTGCTGGCTCTTGCCACGGCTTCAAACTCGATCTCTGATACATCATTCTCAGTGATCTCCCTGTAAGGCAGGTCAATAGACAGTTTTGCTTTAGATGTTCTAAGGGCCCTGCCGGCAACTGCCACACAGGCCCGTGTGAGTTTATACCCGATCTCTTTTTCAAGCTCGGCTTTTACTTTCTTTACGACCTCTGCAACCTTTTCCACATCGTGGATCTGTCCGTCATGCATACTGCGCTCTTCATGTTCACATATGCATGCGGCTTTTACTTCCAGAGGCTCTCCTTCAACAATGAGCCCCACAACAGTCCTGGTACCTATATCCAGGGCAAAGTGGGAATTGTTCATCTCATCCCATCATCTTTTTCATGATTGCAGCCATTATAACGTCGCTTGCCTCAGGTTCGAACAGCATGTTGAACTCGTTCCTTGAGTTTGTGGACGGTATATAGCATTCTCCTTTAACGACTATGAACTCGTCAGCAAGCTGTCCAATCTCCTTCTTGATGAAATCAGTCACTCCTTCCATATTCACATCCATGCGGGGGTCTCCGATGGCAAGGTTGATCCCGAGGAACTCATTGACCACACGCATGTATGAGCTACAGAGCCGTACTCCCATTTCACGAAGTTTGCGAATTTCCATCTCTTCTATCTTTGTGGTCGTCCCTATAGATTTCTTTAAAAGGAGGTCGGAGAATGAAAGTGCTGAGAACTTTGGTAAAAGGATCAGAGTTCCACCGGTCACATCTCCTGAAATACTGAGGTGAATACCTACAACGCTCTTCTGCTTTCCATTGGAGGCCCTGGAGATGATCTCATCCAGTGATAGCATCTCTACAACAGGGATGTCTATCTTTACCTCTCTGCTGACCATTTTGGAGAGAGCGGTTGCCAGATGACCCATTCCGATATTCCCTGCTTCCTGGAATGCTCCTTTTGTCATTTCGTCCATTTCAGTCATTTTATACCCTCATCATATCATATCAAAGTTGCAATATCAAGGATCAGTGCAACGCTTCCATCTCCAAGGATGGTAGCACCTGCAAATCCCCTTGTGTTCTTCAAAAGTTTATTGTCAAGAGTCTTGATGATTACTTCCTGCTGTCCCAGAAGCTGATCAACAACAAATCCAATATTGCTGCCCATTCTTTCCACAACGACCACTATAAGGTTCTCTTTCTTTTCAGCCTCTCCCGGGCAGTCAAGGACATCGCGCAGCCTCAGCAGCGGCAGTACCTCTCCACGCAGCAGGATGACCTCTTTTCCTTCAATTGTCTTGATATCCCTGGCCTTTATGCCCACGTCCCTCACAACATTTGCAAGAGGTATTGCATACGTTTCTCCTGCAATAGTCACCATCAGGGACTGGATGATCGCAACAGTCAGGGGCAGTTGCAGTTTGATGGAGCTTCCCTGGCCCGGCACCGAGCTGACCTTTACGGTGCCTCCAAGTGCTTCTATCTTAGTTTTGACCGCATCCATGCCGACTCCCCTGCCTGAGACATCGGTGATGGTCTTCGCACCGCTGAAGCCAGCCACGAATATAAGGTTAAGTGCATCCGTGTCAGAGAGCTTATCCACTTCTTCGCGGCTCATTATTCCCTTTTTAACCGCAATGTCTCTCAAGTGCGCAGGATCCATGCCTTTTCCGTCATCCTGCACCTCTATGATTACACTGTTCCTCTGCCTTGAAGCGGAAAGACCGACAAAACCCGCGACAGGTTTGCCGAGTTTTATGCGTTCTTCAGTAGGTTCGATGCCATGGTCTACGGCATTGCGCAAAAGGTGGACAAGCGGGTCTCCTATCTCGTCAAGCACAGTTCTGTCAAGTTCTATCTCCTTCCCTTCGATGACAAGGTCCA
Encoded proteins:
- a CDS encoding inhibitor of MCP methylation CheC — protein: MKIILDQFYYDALNEIGNIGMGNATTALSQLIGKTIKVSASELTSLDPDSISDHEEHSKTGAIVKVIGDLNGGFILMLNKRHSEVLSEMMLARTEYENDPYMRSSVVIEVANILAGTYCTALSKFLDMSVTPSLPVLAEGIPEDLLKKCGKYLNGKVDHIIGLTALFEIEAEDEYHSLSGDMYMLLDAASMRNILDRINKMRT
- a CDS encoding inhibitor of MCP methylation CheC, with product MTEMDEMTKGAFQEAGNIGMGHLATALSKMVSREVKIDIPVVEMLSLDEIISRASNGKQKSVVGIHLSISGDVTGGTLILLPKFSALSFSDLLLKKSIGTTTKIEEMEIRKLREMGVRLCSSYMRVVNEFLGINLAIGDPRMDVNMEGVTDFIKKEIGQLADEFIVVKGECYIPSTNSRNEFNMLFEPEASDVIMAAIMKKMMG
- the cheD gene encoding chemoreceptor glutamine deamidase CheD, yielding MFDKSSCVGGMVHIMLPSVENARAKDNLAKFADTGIPYLVECMVKEGAAKNAIKAKIAGGARMFSFSSNTQLNIGERNVTATKEILKKLRIPLIAEDTGENYGRTIILDTDNGELIVKSALKGQKIY
- a CDS encoding MCP methyltransferase gives rise to the protein MLKTAEKIVTKEDADFAMLKNVIKDKLGFNCEYYKDSHFKRRIDVRLRASGSKNYGDYVKLLKENDGERVILMDTLTVNVTNFFRNTEVYDIVEKEVLPAVIKSKGSSPLKSIKIWSAGCSIGVEAYSIAMLLDHILGANIKRYNISITGTDIDKASLQQAQQGIYSDIEMKDVGPAFLKKYFVQQGNQYHVIDSLKKMTHFKSHDMISGPKIKGFDIIFCRNVTIYFEKELQEKLYMDFYDGLNENGFFVMGKTETLLGPSKDRFKPFNAKERIYCK
- a CDS encoding inhibitor of MCP methylation CheC, giving the protein MIGRMDELTELQASALKEIVNIGVGNAVTSLSKMIGKQISIEVPELKIEKIEDVPESAGGADTVVSGVIMHLDGDINGYIMMLLSRDTAETICTTITGEEAPDILSSMNQSLIEEVGHILAGSYVSSLSEFLGLNFRISPPMQTYDMLGAIMDQILIEMSRNVEYTFLFDTFFTMEGNRMEGILLTLFDPESMDRILTRINDMV
- a CDS encoding inhibitor of MCP methylation CheC is translated as MDILNSFETDALKEIGSIGMGNATTSLSKLVSRNVRLNLSDVGMLQQEKVSMLIPESITMAGVMLKIEGELRGVALLLFEFNNAVLLSSLMLGESEQANDPTMHESALAELGNILAGSYIGALTSFLDMAVRHSTPEIVIGAILNVLKRASSLIENEPDELLNVETMFMIHDAGDGKGLNTIYGDMFLLLDPASLDKLRESIGKMLS